CAGATACTCCGGAGAGTCGAACTATCACCGCGCCGAGATTTCATTCTCAAGCAGCTTCAGGTCCAAGCGGAGGAGCTTCTAAGGGCATAGGTGGGGTTGGTCGCAGAGGTTGAGGCAACTCTGTAAAGGTTGCCCGAGATTGGCAGGCGGCCAGTTGTGCGCCTTTAAGGCCTAGACGTGCAAGTACCGTATCGCCTTCTAGCGGCATTACCTTCCACCTAACCCTTCAGACGCACCCACTCATGGAAGTCGCATCCTCGATCGGGGCATACCACGCTAGGCGATACAAACCCGTCCTGCGACACGACGTGGTTGCGAAGCGTCAGCGTGTGTCCGTTGGGGCATGTGAGGGATGCCTTGAACAGGCGCGCCGTGGACGGATGACAGGGTGACCATCGTGACCGCTTGCCGTTTCGGTGGGAATAGGGAGATGGAGCTTGCTTTGAGAGCCGGGCTACGGGACGTCTCAGTAACGCGATCATCATAGCCGATGCAAGTTCATGAGCGTCGCGATCCTGATCGTCATCGCCTGGACGCTGACATGGTACGTCCTCGCCAGGTCCTTGATCATGGCTTCATCTTCAACATCGACGAACCGGTCGCGCAAATCCTGCTGAAGAAACTGCTGGGGCATTAAGAGGCTTGCCGCGAACGCGTTGGCCTCAACCTCTTCCACGTCAACCGCCGCAGACTGCAGCAGCCAAGAATGCAGATACGCAAAAAATCCTGTGTGTATTCCCACCCGAGCAAGGTGAAAACTCGCGAGATGGTAGCACTTGCAACTTGGCCTCAGTACAACCGAGCTGAGGAGTCGCACATGAAATCGTTTTTTGCTTACCCGTCATCTCAATCGGAAGTCGTCAAGGTCATACGGTCAGCAAAAGACCAGCTTGCCCGAAGCGGACTGCAATTCGATATCCAATTGTGGGAAGAAAACGAAATTTGCGGGCGTCCGCTGACTTCGCCGATTTTCGAGGGAATTAAAGACGCCGACTTTCTGATCGCCGATATAACCTCTCTGAACTTCAACGTTACCTTCGAGATCGGGTATGCGATCGGTTTGGGAAAACGGGTCTATCTCACCAGGAACTCGAATTTCCGCAGAACCGGCGACCTGATCGACAAGATTGGCATCTTCGACACGCTGGGCTTCCAATCCTACGCGGACCAGGATGATCTCAAGAAGCTGATCGCCGGATTTGATGGCAGCTACCCCATTCCGTTGCGAACGGTCCTCAACGTCCGATCTCCCGTTTACCTTCTGAGAACACCCCAATCGAATTCGTCCGAGCTTGCGATTATCAGCCGGGTCAAAAAGGCCAGGCTTGGTTTCAGGGCATATATGCCTTCGGATGATCCGCGATTGTCCGCGTCGCAAGCGATAGACGACGTCTCGGCGTGCTTCGGCGCGATCATAACGCTTCTGCCGCTCGATTTCGCGGATGCCGAAGTCCACAATATTAGGGCCGCCTTCGTCAGCGGACTTGCCCTCGGCATGGGGAAGCTTACGACCATCCTGCAGCCGAGAACGGGTCCGGCCCCGCTCGACGTTCGCGACATCGTCAAAACTGTCGCCTCCGACGATCTGATCACCGAAATCATTGGGGAGTTCGCACTGGACGTCACGGAGCGGCTCCAGGCCGACGACCCGCTGCCTCTTCCAAAGGGCAATTTCCTGGCCGAGATGTCCATCGGCGACCCAGTGGCAGAGAACGAATTCCAGACCCTCGGGAGCTACTATCTGCGGACCGATCAGTTTCAACGCGCGTCTCGCGGCGAGGTCAACCTAGTCGTTGGCCGCAAGGGTGCCGGCAAGACGGCACTGTTTTCCCAGCTTCGTAATGCGAAGCGTAACAATGTTCAGAATATCGTCGTTGATCTCAAGCCTGAAGGCTACCAGCTGATCCGCCTCAAAGAAGACGTTCTCGATTATCTGGCCGACGGTGCGCGAATGCACCTGATCACAGCGCTCTTCGAATACGTGTTTTATCTGGAAATTTGCTACAAACTCCTCGAGAAGGATCAGGATCGACACCTCCGTGACCCCCGGTTGTACGAGCTCTACAATAATCTCCAGGAAGTCTACAAAAGCGGCGCGGCGGGCGAGGGCGACTTCTCGGAGCGCCTTCAGGGTCTTTCCCGCGACTTGGCAGCATCGTTTCAGAAGCGCTTTGGGACCACCTCGGATCAGCGGCTAACT
The nucleotide sequence above comes from Rhizobium indicum. Encoded proteins:
- a CDS encoding P-loop ATPase, Sll1717 family; this encodes MKSFFAYPSSQSEVVKVIRSAKDQLARSGLQFDIQLWEENEICGRPLTSPIFEGIKDADFLIADITSLNFNVTFEIGYAIGLGKRVYLTRNSNFRRTGDLIDKIGIFDTLGFQSYADQDDLKKLIAGFDGSYPIPLRTVLNVRSPVYLLRTPQSNSSELAIISRVKKARLGFRAYMPSDDPRLSASQAIDDVSACFGAIITLLPLDFADAEVHNIRAAFVSGLALGMGKLTTILQPRTGPAPLDVRDIVKTVASDDLITEIIGEFALDVTERLQADDPLPLPKGNFLAEMSIGDPVAENEFQTLGSYYLRTDQFQRASRGEVNLVVGRKGAGKTALFSQLRNAKRNNVQNIVVDLKPEGYQLIRLKEDVLDYLADGARMHLITALFEYVFYLEICYKLLEKDQDRHLRDPRLYELYNNLQEVYKSGAAGEGDFSERLQGLSRDLAASFQKRFGTTSDQRLTAAEVTELIHKHNIRDIRKAMSDYLSVKESVWVLFDNLDKGWSSHGLTDDDILILRGLIDAARKIQRQMQSERHDFNCVVFVRNDVYQLLVEASSDYGKESRATLDWTDSDLLREMLRKRLIYNSLPDSTPFERVWAQICISHYQGEETSQFIIDRSLMRPRNLIKLLSHCRGFAVGMGRARIEEVDFEKGLKAYSLDLITEADQELTDIIGRDTNLIYHFIGEGETFTATHLKEILVGGGISQEQLESVTNFMLYYGFLGVKIGANTPKFIFDVAYDMKLIGVLIMKAKEDMVYVLNPAFHAGLNF
- a CDS encoding ImmA/IrrE family metallo-endopeptidase, yielding MEEVEANAFAASLLMPQQFLQQDLRDRFVDVEDEAMIKDLARTYHVSVQAMTIRIATLMNLHRL